The following are from one region of the Primulina eburnea isolate SZY01 chromosome 17, ASM2296580v1, whole genome shotgun sequence genome:
- the LOC140818297 gene encoding uncharacterized protein, with amino-acid sequence MGSAVVVEKTEEELRREIDELHRQQREISERLRDPRGIRRGGLSNSGPRNFTGKQRGFVRPAERNEMEDQPAAKKRLSSAVVKLEDGEIADDGSEAATDVKREDLPVEIENTNASQSGKKPSLWPQQDGNKRPLPSKMDFEIPPAEHVPRVLPKDEDPSLVSRNKRMLGQLLGTLERFRKEDKQLSGTEAYMRRSDSLKRAEQRAREESEKLRQQEREQIAEKRKRDLTLRARIAAKAEEKKLELLFLRWSEHHKKLGNFIRTKTEPPIYYMFAKPLEDRDEALLEQEKEQMFQEWKSARRSELSQYQKEIAEKYIANVENGLERWQNGRKTWIANNDATNLQETMDKELETHQLEHGPKTRKIPGQSNNEDEDDVEDINVAEDDMMDDVLGVDENVRRVDEVVKAETNNDIVVEENKEE; translated from the exons ATGGGCAGCGCGGTTGTAGTTGAAAAGACAGAGGAAGAACTCCGCAGAGAGATCGATGAACTCCACCGCCAGCAACGAGAA ATTTCAGAGCGGCTTCGCGATCCTAGGGGGATTCGCCGTGGTGGTTTATCGAACTCCGGTCCTCGCAATTTTACTGGCAAGCAGCGTGGCTTTGTTCGGCCC GCGGAGAGAAATGAAATGGAGGACCAGCCAGCAGCAAAAAAGAGACTTTCTTCTGCTGTTGTGAAG CTTGAGGATGGGGAGATAGCTGATGATGGCTCCGAAGCTGCGACAGACGTGAAAAGGGAAGATTTACCTGTTGAAATTGAAAATACAAATGCGAGTCAGAGTGGAAAGAAGCCATCTCTTTGGCCGCAACAGGATGGCAATAAGAGGCCCTTGCCCTCTAAAATG GATTTTGAAATCCCTCCGGCAGAGCATGTTCCAAGGGTATTGCCTAAAGATGAGGATCCTAGTTTGGTTAGCAGGAATAAGAGGATGCTGGGTCAGCTTCTTGGGACTTTGGAG AGGTTCAGGAAAGAAGACAAGCAACTTTCGGGTACGGAAGCATACATGCGGAGGTCTGACTCTTTGAAAAGG GCTGAACAACGAGCACGTGAAGAAAGTGAAAAGCTGAGGCAGCAAGAGCGTGAGCAGATTGCAGAAAAGAGGAAAAGGGACCTG ACTCTCAGAGCGCGTATTGCTGCGAAGGCGGAGGAAAAGAAATTGGAATTGTTGTTTCTTCGATGGAGTGAGCATCACAAAAAACTTGGAAATTTCATAAG GACAAAGACAGAGCCTCCGATCTATTACATGTTTGCCAAGCCTCTGGAGGATCGTGATGAAGCTTTGCTTGAGCAAGAAAAAGAACAg ATGTTTCAAGAATGGAAGTCTGCTAGGAGAAGTGAACTATCACAGTATCAGAAGGAGATTGCAGAAAAGTACATTGCGAATGTGGAAAATGGTCTGGAAAGGTggcaaaatggaagaaaaactTGGATAGCAAACAATGATGCGACAAACTTACAAGAGACAATGGACAAAGAACTTGAGACTCATCAGCTTGAGCACGGGCCCAAAACTAGAAAGATCCCTGGACAAAGCAACAACGAAGATGAGGATGACGTGGAAGATATAAATGTCGCGGAGGACGATATGATGGATGACGTGCTTGGTGTTGATGAAAATGTTCGAAGGGTCGACGAAGTAGTGAAAGCAGAAACAAATAATGACATTGTTGTTGAGGAGAACAAAGAAGAGTAG
- the LOC140818786 gene encoding probable ion channel POLLUX isoform X1 has product MVGTNGPSGSKPNMGMPERPPVTKKSKTEPTDASGSDDYSQAETHPPGPIFPAGRRFSPIPSVNSASSTATPAVTYLGGGTSSNDSDDAFSFNFSDRDYVFPSNLGPYSTRRNLSIKSSSSSSLSKQQGSAQFPARSTSMPPNLSGSAVDSARRSSRTKLKADKDLKALSLQASTAGLVPSPRVASIRDPAHSSSMQENSSFGSAWRLKFLMFLSILSLLYTVGLRYEIARLEEENADIRRLCFHKNYIDRNQVKAMELENGSSFLWLGHCDSRTIALYTVIVTLVTPFMVYKYLDYLPRIKNLSKRTKDNKEEVPLKKRIAYKVDVCFSVYPYAKLLALLFATLFLIGFGGLALYAVSDGSFSEALWLSWTFVADSGNHTDRVGTGPRIVSVSISSGGMLIFAMMLGLVSDAISEKVDSLRKGKSEVIESNHILVLGWSDKLGSLLKQLAIANKSIGGGVIVVLAERDKEEMEMDIAKLEFDLMGTSVICRSGSPLILADLKKVSVSKARAIIVLASDENADQSDARALRVVLSLTGVKEGLRGHIVVEMSDLDNEPLVKLVGGELIETVVAHDVIGRLMIQCALQPGLAQIWEDILGFENAEFYIKRWPELDGTRFEDVLVSFPDAIPCGVKVAADGGKIKMNPGDKYVLKEGDEILVIAEDDDTYAPSSLPENGVVLMYASCFLQLRKGLSPRITDPPKFPEKILFCGWRRDIDDMIMVLEALLAPGSELWMFNEVPVNDRHQKLTDGGLDILGLVNIKLVHKDGNAVIRRHLESLPLETFDSILILADESVEDSIVQSDSRSLATLLLIRDIQSKRLPYKDAKSIPLRHSGFSQSSWIREMQQASDKSIIISEILDSRTRNLVSVTRISDYVLSNELVSMALAMVAEDKQINRVLEELFAEEGNEMCIKPAECYLYDQEELCFYEIMIRGRQRKEIVIGYRLATAEQAVINPVGKLMTQKWSINDVFVVISSGK; this is encoded by the exons ATGGTGGGGACCAATGGCCCATCGGGCTCCAAGCCGAATATGGGCATGCCGGAGAGGCCACCGGTGACCAAGAAGTCCAAAACCGAGCCTACCGACGCCTCAGGCTCTGATGATTATTCCCAAGCAGAAACACACCCTCCGGGCCCCATCTTCCCCGCCGGACGCCGCTTCTCTCCAATTCCATCTGTCAATTCCGCCTCATCCACCGCTACACCCGCAGTCACTTACCTCGGCGGTGGAACCAGCAGCAACGATAGTGATGATGCCTTCAGCTTCAATTTCTCCGATCGGGACTACGTCTTCCCATCCAATCTCGGCCCATACTCCACTCGCCGAAACCTCAGCATCAAatcttcttcttcatcttctcTGTCGAAACAGCAGGGGTCAGCTCAATTTCCTGCTCGTAGCACTTCCATGCCACCAAATTTGAGTGGCTCTGCAGTAGACTCCGCACGCCGGAGCAGTAGGACGAAGCTGAAAGCTGACAAAGATTTGAAGGCATTGTCACTTCAAGCCTCCACGGCGGGTTTAGTCCCTTCTCCCAGAGTAGCATCAATTCGTGATCCAGCCCATTCCAGTAGTATGCAGGAGAATTCATCATTCGGGAGCGCTTGGAGATTAAAATTT CTCATGTTTCTCAGTATACTATCACTACTGTACACAGTTGGGTTGCGATATGAAATTGCAAGGCTTGAG GAAGAAAACGCCGACATACGTAGGTTATGCTTTCATAAAAATTACATTGATAGAAATCAGGTAAAAGCTATGGAGCTTGAAAATGGAAGTTCATTCTTGTGGTTAGGGCACTGTGACAGTAGAACTATTGCTCTGTACACTGTTATTGTTACTCTCGTTACTCCATTTATGGTGTACAAATATCTTGACTATCTTCCACGGATCAAGAATCTTTCAAAGAGGACAAAAGATAACAAAGAGGAGGTCCCGTTGAAGAAAAGAATTGCCTATAAAGTTGACGTGTGTTTCTCTGTTTATCCTTATGCGAAGCTTCTTGCACTTCTCTTTGCGACACTGTTTCTCATCGGATTTGGGGGCTTGGCACTGTATGCTGTAAGTGATGGCAGTTTTTCTGAAGCTCTTTGGCTTTCTTGGACCTTTGTGGCAGACTCAGGAAATCACACCGATAGAGTTGGTACAGGTCCAAGAATTGTCTCAGTTTCTATAAGTTCAGGAGGCATGCTTATATTCGCCATGATGCTTGGACTTGTTTCCGatgcaatttcagaaaaggtGGATTCATTGCGTAAAGGCAAGAGTGAGGTCATTGAAAGTAACCATATCCTCGTTCTAGGATGGAGTGATAAACTG GGTTCACTTTTGAAGCAGCTTGCAATAGCAAATAAGAGCATTGGTGGTGGTGTTATTGTTGTACTTGCTGAAAGAGACAAGGAAGAAATGGAGATGGACATAGCAAAGCTTGAATTTGACCTGATGGGAACATCGGTTATCTGCAGAAGCGGTAGCCCTCTTATACTCGCTGACTTGAAAAAG GTCTCAGTCTCCAAGGCACGGGCAATCATCGTATTGGCATCTGACGAAAATGCTGATCAG AGTGATGCACGTGCTTTAAGGGTTGTGCTCAGTCTTACTGGTGTGAAAGAGGGTCTAAGAGGCCATATCGTTGTGGAAATGAGCGATCTTGATAATGAGCCTTTGGTCAAGCTTGTTGGAGGAGAACTGATAGAAACAGTTGTTGCCCATGATGTGATTGGGAGACTGATGATACAATGTGCTCTCCAGCCTGGCCTGGCTCAG ATATGGGAAGACATTCTAGGGTTTGAAAATGCTGAGTTCTACATCAAAAGATGGCCTGAACTGGATGGTACTCGTTTTGAAGATGTACTTGTATCTTTTCCTGATGCAATCCCTTGTGGAGTTAAGGTTGCTGCAGATGGCGGAAAGATTAAAATGAATCCAGGTGATAAATATGTTCTAAAAGAAGGTGATGAAATCCTTGTCATTGCCGAGGATGATGACACATATGCCCCCAGTTCCTTGCCAGAG AATGGTGTTGTTCTCATGTACGCGTCTTGCTTTCTGCAGCTCCGGAAGGGCCTATCTCCCAGGATAACTGATCCTCCGAAATTCCCTGAAAAGATTCTATTTTGTGGTTGGCGACGTGATATTGATGATATGATTATG GTGTTAGAAGCATTGTTGGCTCCGGGATCTGAATTGTGGATGTTCAATGAGGTTCCTGTGAACGATCGGCACCAAAAATTAACAGATGGTGGCCTTGATATTCTTGGGTTAGTGAATATAAAACTAGTCCATAAGGACGGGAATGCCGTCATCAGACGGCATTTGGAGAGTCTTCCTTTGGAGACTTTTGACTCT ATTTTAATTCTTGCAGATGAATCTGTGGAAGACTCTATTGTCCAGTCTGATTCACGATCTCTTGCTACCCTCCTCCTTATTCGTGATATACAG TCAAAACGGCTGCCATACAAGGATGCAAAATCCATTCCTTTAAGGCATTCAGGATTCTCACAAAGTTCTTGGATTCGGGAAATGCAGCAAGCTTCGGACAAATCAATTATTATAAGTGAGATATTGGATTCTAGAACTCGAAATCTTGTGTCTGTGACAAGGATCAGTGACTATGTATTGTCAAATGAGCTGGTGAGCATGGCTCTAGCCATGGTTGCAGAAGACAAACAAATCAATCGTGTACTTGAAGAACTATTTGCTGAGGAG GGAAACGAGATGTGTATAAAGCCTGCAGAATGCTATCTTTATGACCAGGAAGAGCTTTGTTTCTACGAAATAATGATCAGGGGACGTCAACGCAAAGAAATTGTAATTGGGTATCGTCTCGCAACAGCAGAGCAGGCTGTGATCAACCCTGTGGGCAAATTGATGACACAGAAATGGTCTATAAATGATGTTTTTGTCGTCATTTCGTCAGGTAAATGA
- the LOC140818787 gene encoding uncharacterized protein has translation MSREGVEIAPGSAPNSAPNSPKNRIKFLCSHGGKILPRPADRHLKYVGGETRVISVPRDIPFQELMKKLTYLIEGEMILKYQVLSEDLDSLVSVRSDEDLRHMMDEAINYEAAGAPKLRAFLFPANPFSLENQMGYVDPHGLEQRYIDAINGMIPSTPFSMKQHPTINSVQHGSLVSSACSSPRSPDSCTTETINNEAMIHGNHQSSRINMHKVHSMPSICSLNSPQQTSHYVHQIPHQYYQNYRQPHYPAYQSPKPPIDFNRSVGPERLMSVRSVGRVEGVSYQVDPVPHNYYSPSRQNVVMNPVVLSPRHGHSGMKAWDNAMGGDT, from the exons ATGTCGAGAGAAGGTGTTGAGATTGCTCCGGGTTCGGCACCAAATTCAGCCCCCAATTCGCCCAAGAACAGGATCAAGTTCTTGTGCAGTCACGGCGGAAAGATCCTCCCCCGCCCCGCCGACCGCCACCTCAAGTATGTTGGCGGCGAAACCCGTGTCATTTCTGTGCCGCGGGACATTCCTTTCCAAG AACTTATGAAGAAGCTCACTTATCTAATCGAAGGAGAAATGATCCTGAAGTACCAAGTTTTGTCCGAGGACCTCGATTCCTTGGTCTCGGTGAGATCTGATGAAGATCTACGCCACATGATGGATGAAGCGATCAATTATGAAGCTGCTGGAGCTCCAAAACTTCGAGCATTCCTGTTCCCTGCAAACCCCTTTTCGTTGGAGAACCAAATGGGATATGTTGATCCCCACGGGCTCGAGCAACGGTATATTGATGCTATCAATGGCATGATCCCCTCTACTCCATTCAGCATGAAACAACACCCAACTATCAATTCCGTTCAACATGGCTCTTTAGTTTCCTCGGCATGCTCTTCCCCAAGGTCACCAGATAGCTGCACCACGGAAACCATAAACAACGAAGCCATGATTCATGGAAACCATCAAAGTAGCCGTATCAATATGCACAAGGTGCACAGTATGCCTAGCATATGTAGCTTAAATTCTCCACAACAAACAAGCCATTATGTTCATCAAATTCCTCACCAATATTATCAGAATTATAGACAGCCACACTATCCTGCCTACCAATCTCCCAAGCCACCTATTGATTTCAACAGAAGTGTTGGGCCCGAAAGGCTTATGTCTGTGAGGTCTGTAGGCCGAGTTGAGGGGGTGAGTTACCAAGTTGATCCTGTCCCTCACAATTACTACTCGCCTTCAAGGCAGAATGTGGTTATGAACCCGGTTGTTTTGAGTCCGCGACATGGCCACAGTGGGATGAAGGCATGGGATAACGCTATGGGTGGTGATACTTGA
- the LOC140818786 gene encoding probable ion channel SYM8 isoform X3, with product MVGTNGPSGSKPNMGMPERPPVTKKSKTEPTDASGSDDYSQAETHPPGPIFPAGRRFSPIPSVNSASSTATPAVTYLGGGTSSNDSDDAFSFNFSDRDYVFPSNLGPYSTRRNLSIKSSSSSSLSKQQGSAQFPARSTSMPPNLSGSAVDSARRSSRTKLKADKDLKALSLQASTAGLVPSPRVASIRDPAHSSSMQENSSFGSAWRLKFLMFLSILSLLYTVGLRYEIARLEEENADIRRLCFHKNYIDRNQVKAMELENGSSFLWLGHCDSRTIALYTVIVTLVTPFMVYKYLDYLPRIKNLSKRTKDNKEEVPLKKRIAYKVDVCFSVYPYAKLLALLFATLFLIGFGGLALYAVSDGSFSEALWLSWTFVADSGNHTDRVGTGPRIVSVSISSGGMLIFAMMLGLVSDAISEKVDSLRKGKSEVIESNHILVLGWSDKLGSLLKQLAIANKSIGGGVIVVLAERDKEEMEMDIAKLEFDLMGTSVICRSGSPLILADLKKVSVSKARAIIVLASDENADQSDARALRVVLSLTGVKEGLRGHIVVEMSDLDNEPLVKLVGGELIETVVAHDVIGRLMIQCALQPGLAQIWEDILGFENAEFYIKRWPELDGTRFEDVLVSFPDAIPCGVKVAADGGKIKMNPGDKYVLKEGDEILVIAEDDDTYAPSSLPENGVVLMYASCFLQLRKGLSPRITDPPKFPEKILFCGWRRDIDDMIMVLEALLAPGSELWMFNEVPVNDRHQKLTDGGLDILGLVNIKLVHKDGNAVIRRHLESLPLETFDSMNLWKTLLSSLIHDLLLPSSLFVIYSQNGCHTRMQNPFL from the exons ATGGTGGGGACCAATGGCCCATCGGGCTCCAAGCCGAATATGGGCATGCCGGAGAGGCCACCGGTGACCAAGAAGTCCAAAACCGAGCCTACCGACGCCTCAGGCTCTGATGATTATTCCCAAGCAGAAACACACCCTCCGGGCCCCATCTTCCCCGCCGGACGCCGCTTCTCTCCAATTCCATCTGTCAATTCCGCCTCATCCACCGCTACACCCGCAGTCACTTACCTCGGCGGTGGAACCAGCAGCAACGATAGTGATGATGCCTTCAGCTTCAATTTCTCCGATCGGGACTACGTCTTCCCATCCAATCTCGGCCCATACTCCACTCGCCGAAACCTCAGCATCAAatcttcttcttcatcttctcTGTCGAAACAGCAGGGGTCAGCTCAATTTCCTGCTCGTAGCACTTCCATGCCACCAAATTTGAGTGGCTCTGCAGTAGACTCCGCACGCCGGAGCAGTAGGACGAAGCTGAAAGCTGACAAAGATTTGAAGGCATTGTCACTTCAAGCCTCCACGGCGGGTTTAGTCCCTTCTCCCAGAGTAGCATCAATTCGTGATCCAGCCCATTCCAGTAGTATGCAGGAGAATTCATCATTCGGGAGCGCTTGGAGATTAAAATTT CTCATGTTTCTCAGTATACTATCACTACTGTACACAGTTGGGTTGCGATATGAAATTGCAAGGCTTGAG GAAGAAAACGCCGACATACGTAGGTTATGCTTTCATAAAAATTACATTGATAGAAATCAGGTAAAAGCTATGGAGCTTGAAAATGGAAGTTCATTCTTGTGGTTAGGGCACTGTGACAGTAGAACTATTGCTCTGTACACTGTTATTGTTACTCTCGTTACTCCATTTATGGTGTACAAATATCTTGACTATCTTCCACGGATCAAGAATCTTTCAAAGAGGACAAAAGATAACAAAGAGGAGGTCCCGTTGAAGAAAAGAATTGCCTATAAAGTTGACGTGTGTTTCTCTGTTTATCCTTATGCGAAGCTTCTTGCACTTCTCTTTGCGACACTGTTTCTCATCGGATTTGGGGGCTTGGCACTGTATGCTGTAAGTGATGGCAGTTTTTCTGAAGCTCTTTGGCTTTCTTGGACCTTTGTGGCAGACTCAGGAAATCACACCGATAGAGTTGGTACAGGTCCAAGAATTGTCTCAGTTTCTATAAGTTCAGGAGGCATGCTTATATTCGCCATGATGCTTGGACTTGTTTCCGatgcaatttcagaaaaggtGGATTCATTGCGTAAAGGCAAGAGTGAGGTCATTGAAAGTAACCATATCCTCGTTCTAGGATGGAGTGATAAACTG GGTTCACTTTTGAAGCAGCTTGCAATAGCAAATAAGAGCATTGGTGGTGGTGTTATTGTTGTACTTGCTGAAAGAGACAAGGAAGAAATGGAGATGGACATAGCAAAGCTTGAATTTGACCTGATGGGAACATCGGTTATCTGCAGAAGCGGTAGCCCTCTTATACTCGCTGACTTGAAAAAG GTCTCAGTCTCCAAGGCACGGGCAATCATCGTATTGGCATCTGACGAAAATGCTGATCAG AGTGATGCACGTGCTTTAAGGGTTGTGCTCAGTCTTACTGGTGTGAAAGAGGGTCTAAGAGGCCATATCGTTGTGGAAATGAGCGATCTTGATAATGAGCCTTTGGTCAAGCTTGTTGGAGGAGAACTGATAGAAACAGTTGTTGCCCATGATGTGATTGGGAGACTGATGATACAATGTGCTCTCCAGCCTGGCCTGGCTCAG ATATGGGAAGACATTCTAGGGTTTGAAAATGCTGAGTTCTACATCAAAAGATGGCCTGAACTGGATGGTACTCGTTTTGAAGATGTACTTGTATCTTTTCCTGATGCAATCCCTTGTGGAGTTAAGGTTGCTGCAGATGGCGGAAAGATTAAAATGAATCCAGGTGATAAATATGTTCTAAAAGAAGGTGATGAAATCCTTGTCATTGCCGAGGATGATGACACATATGCCCCCAGTTCCTTGCCAGAG AATGGTGTTGTTCTCATGTACGCGTCTTGCTTTCTGCAGCTCCGGAAGGGCCTATCTCCCAGGATAACTGATCCTCCGAAATTCCCTGAAAAGATTCTATTTTGTGGTTGGCGACGTGATATTGATGATATGATTATG GTGTTAGAAGCATTGTTGGCTCCGGGATCTGAATTGTGGATGTTCAATGAGGTTCCTGTGAACGATCGGCACCAAAAATTAACAGATGGTGGCCTTGATATTCTTGGGTTAGTGAATATAAAACTAGTCCATAAGGACGGGAATGCCGTCATCAGACGGCATTTGGAGAGTCTTCCTTTGGAGACTTTTGACTCT ATGAATCTGTGGAAGACTCTATTGTCCAGTCTGATTCACGATCTCTTGCTACCCTCCTCCTTATTCGTGATATACAG TCAAAACGGCTGCCATACAAGGATGCAAAATCCATTCCTTTAA
- the LOC140818786 gene encoding probable ion channel POLLUX isoform X2, with protein sequence MVGTNGPSGSKPNMGMPERPPVTKKSKTEPTDASGSDDYSQAETHPPGPIFPAGRRFSPIPSVNSASSTATPAVTYLGGGTSSNDSDDAFSFNFSDRDYVFPSNLGPYSTRRNLSIKSSSSSSLSKQQGSAQFPARSTSMPPNLSGSAVDSARRSSRTKLKADKDLKALSLQASTAGLVPSPRVASIRDPAHSSSMQENSSFGSAWRLKFLMFLSILSLLYTVGLRYEIARLEEENADIRRLCFHKNYIDRNQVKAMELENGSSFLWLGHCDSRTIALYTVIVTLVTPFMVYKYLDYLPRIKNLSKRTKDNKEEVPLKKRIAYKVDVCFSVYPYAKLLALLFATLFLIGFGGLALYAVSDGSFSEALWLSWTFVADSGNHTDRVGTGPRIVSVSISSGGMLIFAMMLGLVSDAISEKVDSLRKGKSEVIESNHILVLGWSDKLGSLLKQLAIANKSIGGGVIVVLAERDKEEMEMDIAKLEFDLMGTSVICRSGSPLILADLKKVSVSKARAIIVLASDENADQSDARALRVVLSLTGVKEGLRGHIVVEMSDLDNEPLVKLVGGELIETVVAHDVIGRLMIQCALQPGLAQIWEDILGFENAEFYIKRWPELDGTRFEDVLVSFPDAIPCGVKVAADGGKIKMNPGDKYVLKEGDEILVIAEDDDTYAPSSLPELRKGLSPRITDPPKFPEKILFCGWRRDIDDMIMVLEALLAPGSELWMFNEVPVNDRHQKLTDGGLDILGLVNIKLVHKDGNAVIRRHLESLPLETFDSILILADESVEDSIVQSDSRSLATLLLIRDIQSKRLPYKDAKSIPLRHSGFSQSSWIREMQQASDKSIIISEILDSRTRNLVSVTRISDYVLSNELVSMALAMVAEDKQINRVLEELFAEEGNEMCIKPAECYLYDQEELCFYEIMIRGRQRKEIVIGYRLATAEQAVINPVGKLMTQKWSINDVFVVISSGK encoded by the exons ATGGTGGGGACCAATGGCCCATCGGGCTCCAAGCCGAATATGGGCATGCCGGAGAGGCCACCGGTGACCAAGAAGTCCAAAACCGAGCCTACCGACGCCTCAGGCTCTGATGATTATTCCCAAGCAGAAACACACCCTCCGGGCCCCATCTTCCCCGCCGGACGCCGCTTCTCTCCAATTCCATCTGTCAATTCCGCCTCATCCACCGCTACACCCGCAGTCACTTACCTCGGCGGTGGAACCAGCAGCAACGATAGTGATGATGCCTTCAGCTTCAATTTCTCCGATCGGGACTACGTCTTCCCATCCAATCTCGGCCCATACTCCACTCGCCGAAACCTCAGCATCAAatcttcttcttcatcttctcTGTCGAAACAGCAGGGGTCAGCTCAATTTCCTGCTCGTAGCACTTCCATGCCACCAAATTTGAGTGGCTCTGCAGTAGACTCCGCACGCCGGAGCAGTAGGACGAAGCTGAAAGCTGACAAAGATTTGAAGGCATTGTCACTTCAAGCCTCCACGGCGGGTTTAGTCCCTTCTCCCAGAGTAGCATCAATTCGTGATCCAGCCCATTCCAGTAGTATGCAGGAGAATTCATCATTCGGGAGCGCTTGGAGATTAAAATTT CTCATGTTTCTCAGTATACTATCACTACTGTACACAGTTGGGTTGCGATATGAAATTGCAAGGCTTGAG GAAGAAAACGCCGACATACGTAGGTTATGCTTTCATAAAAATTACATTGATAGAAATCAGGTAAAAGCTATGGAGCTTGAAAATGGAAGTTCATTCTTGTGGTTAGGGCACTGTGACAGTAGAACTATTGCTCTGTACACTGTTATTGTTACTCTCGTTACTCCATTTATGGTGTACAAATATCTTGACTATCTTCCACGGATCAAGAATCTTTCAAAGAGGACAAAAGATAACAAAGAGGAGGTCCCGTTGAAGAAAAGAATTGCCTATAAAGTTGACGTGTGTTTCTCTGTTTATCCTTATGCGAAGCTTCTTGCACTTCTCTTTGCGACACTGTTTCTCATCGGATTTGGGGGCTTGGCACTGTATGCTGTAAGTGATGGCAGTTTTTCTGAAGCTCTTTGGCTTTCTTGGACCTTTGTGGCAGACTCAGGAAATCACACCGATAGAGTTGGTACAGGTCCAAGAATTGTCTCAGTTTCTATAAGTTCAGGAGGCATGCTTATATTCGCCATGATGCTTGGACTTGTTTCCGatgcaatttcagaaaaggtGGATTCATTGCGTAAAGGCAAGAGTGAGGTCATTGAAAGTAACCATATCCTCGTTCTAGGATGGAGTGATAAACTG GGTTCACTTTTGAAGCAGCTTGCAATAGCAAATAAGAGCATTGGTGGTGGTGTTATTGTTGTACTTGCTGAAAGAGACAAGGAAGAAATGGAGATGGACATAGCAAAGCTTGAATTTGACCTGATGGGAACATCGGTTATCTGCAGAAGCGGTAGCCCTCTTATACTCGCTGACTTGAAAAAG GTCTCAGTCTCCAAGGCACGGGCAATCATCGTATTGGCATCTGACGAAAATGCTGATCAG AGTGATGCACGTGCTTTAAGGGTTGTGCTCAGTCTTACTGGTGTGAAAGAGGGTCTAAGAGGCCATATCGTTGTGGAAATGAGCGATCTTGATAATGAGCCTTTGGTCAAGCTTGTTGGAGGAGAACTGATAGAAACAGTTGTTGCCCATGATGTGATTGGGAGACTGATGATACAATGTGCTCTCCAGCCTGGCCTGGCTCAG ATATGGGAAGACATTCTAGGGTTTGAAAATGCTGAGTTCTACATCAAAAGATGGCCTGAACTGGATGGTACTCGTTTTGAAGATGTACTTGTATCTTTTCCTGATGCAATCCCTTGTGGAGTTAAGGTTGCTGCAGATGGCGGAAAGATTAAAATGAATCCAGGTGATAAATATGTTCTAAAAGAAGGTGATGAAATCCTTGTCATTGCCGAGGATGATGACACATATGCCCCCAGTTCCTTGCCAGAG CTCCGGAAGGGCCTATCTCCCAGGATAACTGATCCTCCGAAATTCCCTGAAAAGATTCTATTTTGTGGTTGGCGACGTGATATTGATGATATGATTATG GTGTTAGAAGCATTGTTGGCTCCGGGATCTGAATTGTGGATGTTCAATGAGGTTCCTGTGAACGATCGGCACCAAAAATTAACAGATGGTGGCCTTGATATTCTTGGGTTAGTGAATATAAAACTAGTCCATAAGGACGGGAATGCCGTCATCAGACGGCATTTGGAGAGTCTTCCTTTGGAGACTTTTGACTCT ATTTTAATTCTTGCAGATGAATCTGTGGAAGACTCTATTGTCCAGTCTGATTCACGATCTCTTGCTACCCTCCTCCTTATTCGTGATATACAG TCAAAACGGCTGCCATACAAGGATGCAAAATCCATTCCTTTAAGGCATTCAGGATTCTCACAAAGTTCTTGGATTCGGGAAATGCAGCAAGCTTCGGACAAATCAATTATTATAAGTGAGATATTGGATTCTAGAACTCGAAATCTTGTGTCTGTGACAAGGATCAGTGACTATGTATTGTCAAATGAGCTGGTGAGCATGGCTCTAGCCATGGTTGCAGAAGACAAACAAATCAATCGTGTACTTGAAGAACTATTTGCTGAGGAG GGAAACGAGATGTGTATAAAGCCTGCAGAATGCTATCTTTATGACCAGGAAGAGCTTTGTTTCTACGAAATAATGATCAGGGGACGTCAACGCAAAGAAATTGTAATTGGGTATCGTCTCGCAACAGCAGAGCAGGCTGTGATCAACCCTGTGGGCAAATTGATGACACAGAAATGGTCTATAAATGATGTTTTTGTCGTCATTTCGTCAGGTAAATGA